One region of Candidatus Wallbacteria bacterium genomic DNA includes:
- the flgM gene encoding flagellar biosynthesis anti-sigma factor FlgM — protein sequence MAKISGISGGVIDSTPKKIKQTKSDEFKKIIDQKLAESGKKTAKSEADKTTKKIELPADAKKALTETPDVREEKIQKIKEQIANGTYKVDARDVAGAMLKKGFKP from the coding sequence ATGGCAAAAATATCCGGCATTTCCGGTGGAGTCATTGACAGCACCCCCAAAAAAATCAAGCAGACCAAAAGCGATGAATTCAAGAAAATAATTGATCAGAAACTCGCGGAATCGGGAAAAAAGACTGCAAAGAGCGAAGCAGACAAGACCACTAAAAAAATCGAACTGCCGGCTGACGCTAAAAAAGCCTTGACCGAAACCCCTGACGTGCGCGAGGAAAAGATCCAGAAAATCAAGGAACAGATCGCAAATGGCACTTACAAGGTGGATGCCAGGGATGTAGCAGGCGCGATGCTGAAAAAGGGCTTTAAGCCCTGA
- the lspA gene encoding signal peptidase II has product MRKNSRRSLLDKINLLTLNVALGTFLLDQFVKFLIQQKFFLHETLPVMKNVFHVTFVKNYGAALGVMKGENGFLVVSAVISIALLLAYSQRVCVNEIFYKISLGFLLGGAIGNLYDRVTLGYVIDYFDLRFFPAIFNLADIFIDAGVLYLFFRIMTSNEETFWPFFRRENS; this is encoded by the coding sequence ATGAGAAAAAACAGCCGCAGGAGCCTGCTGGATAAGATAAATTTACTCACGCTGAATGTGGCGCTGGGTACTTTCCTGCTTGATCAGTTCGTCAAGTTCCTGATCCAGCAGAAATTTTTCCTGCATGAAACCCTGCCTGTGATGAAGAATGTCTTTCATGTGACATTTGTCAAAAATTACGGGGCAGCCCTGGGCGTGATGAAGGGCGAGAACGGTTTTCTGGTTGTTTCGGCAGTGATTTCGATTGCACTTTTACTGGCCTACTCTCAGAGAGTATGCGTGAATGAGATCTTTTACAAGATATCACTAGGCTTCCTGCTGGGAGGGGCGATCGGCAACCTCTATGACAGGGTCACACTGGGTTATGTGATCGATTATTTTGACTTGAGATTTTTCCCCGCGATTTTCAATTTGGCCGACATTTTCATCGATGCCGGCGTACTCTATCTTTTCTTCCGGATCATGACCTCCAACGAAGAAACTTTCTGGCCGTTCTTCAGACGCGAGAATTCCTGA
- a CDS encoding tetratricopeptide repeat protein translates to MNNLLTVLLFLLLTIELWAFDVSEFTPDKIELPTNTFKKVLVYDHIPYLISDEGLFYLKDSKFLGWTTKNSELPSDFLTDFQIMDNQFYITSLKGFCTFNGILTFLNQDKDNSGLPDNFLQALAVDEHNVYFASRNKLISFQDSQWHTFKPEHDIDLIKQICLFGDSVFILTIQNQIFQMKKDQIVLFTPPWLANLEVNFLLSADDKLYFCTNHGLITDTGTETLQDVSDFNVRTACAAPGGDIWAGGQGFLMYRKDGKWEDLSIKYPNLKSEEVISLACDFYESTKQLKVYAVIKSNGLLCFNLFSTESLNLIADLKKSAVENFEKKEYNAAEKVAKQVLLYQEHDPEMLELLGKIYLSRSDYESFLGSAFPLASDYPEKSEFLMQIASIYEEHGQPVQALQYYRMLLYKDGDKSVLYEKIGSIYEQLRFSDDAILIYKKWAQEYEQITPYLRIASLHEKAGDFRSAEADYLSAISNFPNLENVYLALARSYLSYRLSTLEEVQKLLEKVTSINPNNSECYNLRGYSFLLSSQFTEAESELLKSLRLDPNNGEAHLNLAELYFVMKKNDEMEKELQEGTRLLPNHPRGFYLKALVAIDRGDYAPAIENLEEVVRQDPYNDMGHYYLAKSYQNANYFKSALLEYKNVLEISPDFRYGSQVRDAILLLERK, encoded by the coding sequence ATGAATAATCTTTTGACAGTACTTCTATTCCTGCTTCTTACCATAGAGCTTTGGGCTTTCGATGTTTCAGAATTCACTCCTGACAAGATCGAACTTCCCACCAATACTTTTAAAAAAGTGCTGGTTTACGATCATATTCCTTATCTGATTTCCGATGAAGGGCTTTTTTACCTGAAAGACAGTAAATTTCTGGGCTGGACCACCAAAAATTCGGAGCTGCCTTCTGATTTTCTGACTGATTTTCAGATCATGGACAATCAGTTCTACATTACGTCCCTGAAGGGATTCTGCACATTCAACGGCATCCTGACTTTTCTGAATCAGGATAAAGACAATTCCGGCCTGCCTGACAATTTTCTGCAGGCCCTGGCTGTAGATGAACACAATGTCTATTTTGCATCCAGAAACAAGCTGATCAGCTTCCAGGACAGCCAGTGGCACACCTTCAAACCTGAGCACGACATCGACCTGATCAAGCAGATCTGCCTGTTTGGTGATTCGGTTTTCATACTAACCATCCAGAATCAGATCTTCCAGATGAAGAAAGACCAGATTGTCCTGTTCACCCCGCCCTGGCTTGCCAATCTGGAGGTCAATTTTCTCCTGTCAGCTGACGATAAGCTTTACTTCTGCACAAATCACGGCCTGATCACTGATACAGGCACTGAAACTCTACAGGATGTCTCTGATTTCAATGTCAGGACGGCCTGCGCTGCACCGGGCGGAGATATCTGGGCCGGCGGCCAGGGCTTTTTAATGTACCGGAAAGACGGAAAATGGGAAGATCTCAGCATCAAATATCCGAACCTGAAGAGCGAAGAAGTGATAAGCCTGGCCTGCGATTTCTACGAAAGCACCAAGCAGCTCAAAGTCTATGCTGTCATCAAATCAAACGGACTTTTATGCTTCAACCTGTTTTCCACGGAAAGCCTCAACCTGATCGCTGATCTCAAAAAAAGCGCGGTGGAGAACTTTGAGAAGAAAGAATACAATGCCGCCGAAAAAGTGGCGAAACAGGTGTTGCTTTATCAGGAACATGACCCTGAGATGCTCGAACTGCTCGGTAAAATCTATCTCTCGCGCAGTGATTACGAGTCGTTTCTGGGGTCTGCTTTCCCTCTGGCCTCAGACTATCCGGAAAAATCGGAATTCCTGATGCAGATCGCCAGCATCTATGAAGAACACGGCCAGCCGGTCCAGGCGCTGCAGTATTACAGGATGCTCCTCTACAAAGACGGCGACAAAAGCGTTCTCTATGAAAAAATCGGCAGCATTTACGAACAGCTCAGATTCAGCGACGATGCCATCCTGATTTACAAGAAATGGGCTCAGGAATACGAGCAGATCACCCCGTATCTGAGGATCGCCAGTCTGCATGAGAAAGCAGGGGATTTCAGGTCTGCGGAAGCTGACTATCTGTCTGCCATCAGCAATTTTCCGAATCTGGAAAACGTCTATCTGGCGCTGGCCAGGTCTTATCTCAGCTACAGGCTGTCTACTCTGGAAGAAGTGCAGAAGCTGCTGGAAAAAGTGACTTCAATCAATCCCAACAACTCCGAATGTTACAACCTGCGTGGTTATTCCTTCCTGCTTTCCAGCCAGTTCACAGAGGCTGAGAGCGAACTGCTCAAATCCCTGCGCCTTGACCCTAACAACGGGGAAGCGCATCTCAACCTCGCTGAACTTTATTTTGTGATGAAGAAGAACGATGAGATGGAAAAGGAACTGCAGGAAGGCACCAGGCTGCTTCCGAATCATCCCCGGGGCTTCTATCTTAAGGCCCTTGTGGCAATCGACCGCGGTGATTACGCACCTGCGATCGAGAATCTGGAAGAAGTGGTGCGCCAGGATCCTTACAATGACATGGGGCATTATTACCTGGCCAAATCCTATCAGAACGCCAATTATTTCAAATCCGCACTGCTGGAATACAAGAATGTGCTGGAGATCTCGCCTGACTTCAGGTACGGCTCCCAGGTCCGCGACGCCATCCTGCTGCTGGAGCGGAAGTGA